A stretch of Prunus dulcis chromosome 6, ALMONDv2, whole genome shotgun sequence DNA encodes these proteins:
- the LOC117630306 gene encoding ubiquitin carboxyl-terminal hydrolase 24-like — protein sequence MQNYSFFGSFSEDEIRSLLQKQSPGKAEKPLEKNVLQFGSINFVTKISSGECNGESSRPQNSVKGLSKVQPLSSLNKQNEVEAVKAANDSLPASLTTPTENGCTDNYKNGSAHSNGVKEATMDNLDVASLPLSNNEGGLSNQFSSLELQNREQNGRVDDLSASKVKGELQKCLNGPVTVSTVLLPRGLINSGILCFLNATLQAFYPVLLCSASAGIENSQSA from the exons ATGCAGAA CTATTCGTTTTTTGGGTCATTCTCTGAAGACGAGATCAGGTCATTGCTGCAAAAGCAATCACCTGGGAAGGCTGAAAAGCCTTTGGAAAAGAATGTATTGCAGTTTGGGTCTATAAATTTTGTTACTAAAATATCTTCGGGTGAATGTAATGGTGAATCAAGCAGACCACAAAATTCTGTGAAAGGGCTCAGCAAAGTTCAGCCTTTAAGTTCACTTAATAAGCAGAATGAAGTGGAGGCTGTAAAAGCAGCAAATGATAGTTTACCAGCATCTTTAACTACTCCTACAGAGAATGGATGTACtgataattataaaaatggttCTGCCCATAGTAATGGCGTGAAAGAGGCGACAATGGATAATCTTGATGTAGCTTCTTTACCTTTATCTAATAACGAAGGTGGTCTCTCCAATCAATTTTCAAGTCTGGAATTGCAGAACAGAGAGCAGAATGGTCGTGTTGATGATTTATCAGCTTCTAAGGTAAAGGGGGAACTACAGAAGTGTTTGAATGGGCCTGTTACAGTTTCTACGGTCTTGTTGCCTCGTGGTTTAATCAATTCAGGGATTTTGTGCTTTCTCAATGCAACGTTACAGGCTTTCTATCCTGTTCTCCTTTGTTCAGCTTCTGCAGGAATTGAGAACTCGCAAAGTGCCTAA